The nucleotide window AGCGTGAATCACTGTTCGAGATCCTTGAAGGACTCAACCAGGAGGTTCTTTGGCAGCGCCCTGCTGAGAGTGAATGGTCTATCGGTGAAAATCTTGACCACCTGCGGGAGGTTAGCTCAAGCACCTTGACTCTGTTTAAAATTACCTGGGT belongs to Candidatus Obscuribacterales bacterium and includes:
- a CDS encoding DinB family protein, whose protein sequence is MADITEEHDNVVSDYLAMMDHQRESLFEILEGLNQEVLWQRPAESEWSIGENLDHLREVSSSTLTLFKITWV